A window of the Fuscovulum sp. genome harbors these coding sequences:
- the nusG gene encoding transcription termination/antitermination protein NusG, with product MAKRWYSVSVLSNFEKKVAEQIRTAVIEAGLQEEIDEVLVPTEEVLEVRRGKKVTSERRFMPGYVLVRMEMSNKGYHLISSINRVTGFLGPQGKPMPMRDAEVNAILNRVEEGEAAPRNLIRFEIGEKVKVTDGPFEGFDGMVEEVDEDHSRLKVSVSIFGRATPVELEFTQVTKGA from the coding sequence ATGGCGAAGCGCTGGTATTCGGTGAGCGTTCTCTCGAATTTCGAGAAGAAGGTTGCCGAGCAGATCCGGACGGCCGTGATCGAAGCCGGGTTGCAGGAAGAAATCGACGAAGTGCTGGTTCCGACGGAAGAAGTTCTGGAGGTTCGGCGCGGCAAGAAGGTGACGAGCGAGCGGCGCTTCATGCCCGGCTATGTGCTGGTGCGGATGGAGATGTCGAACAAGGGCTATCACCTGATTTCGTCGATCAACCGGGTCACTGGGTTCCTTGGCCCGCAGGGCAAGCCGATGCCGATGCGGGATGCGGAAGTGAATGCGATCCTGAACCGGGTCGAAGAGGGCGAGGCTGCACCGCGCAACCTGATCCGCTTCGAGATCGGCGAGAAGGTGAAGGTCACCGATGGCCCGTTCGAGGGCTTTGACGGGATGGTGGAAGAGGTCGACGAGGACCACAGCCGCCTGAAGGTTTCGGTGTCGATCTTTGGCCGGGCAACCCCGGTCGAACTGGAATTCACGCAGGTCACCAAAGGGGCCTGA
- a CDS encoding CatB-related O-acetyltransferase: MPFLNADAVHPLTFPDGTVHPDMVHLNRVIDHPNITVGDYSYANDFDPPREAGGWAARLAPYLYPGAPERLVIGRFCQIAHGVRFITASANHAMDGITTYPFGVFDPVTLEGYRDGFAQLPDTEVGHDVWIGHGALILPGARIGSGAIIGAGAVMAGQVPPFSVVAGNPARVVRMRFSGLEVTRLLAIGWWDWPLERIRAALPALLAADVAALERG; this comes from the coding sequence ATGCCATTTCTGAACGCGGATGCGGTGCATCCCCTGACCTTTCCCGATGGAACCGTGCACCCCGATATGGTGCATCTGAACCGGGTCATCGACCATCCGAACATCACGGTGGGCGATTACAGCTATGCCAATGATTTTGATCCGCCGCGTGAGGCGGGGGGCTGGGCGGCGCGGCTGGCGCCGTATCTTTATCCCGGTGCGCCGGAGCGGTTGGTGATCGGGCGATTCTGCCAGATCGCGCATGGCGTGCGGTTCATCACGGCATCGGCCAATCACGCGATGGACGGGATCACGACCTATCCGTTCGGGGTGTTCGACCCAGTGACGCTGGAGGGATATCGCGATGGATTCGCCCAGCTGCCGGATACGGAGGTGGGCCATGACGTGTGGATCGGGCATGGCGCGCTGATCCTGCCGGGGGCGCGGATCGGCAGCGGGGCGATCATCGGGGCGGGGGCCGTGATGGCGGGTCAGGTGCCGCCTTTTTCGGTGGTGGCGGGCAATCCGGCGCGGGTGGTGCGGATGCGGTTTTCCGGGCTAGAGGTGACGCGGCTGCTGGCCATCGGCTGGTGGGATTGGCCGCTGGAGCGTATCCGGGCGGCGCTGCCGGCGCTGCTGGCGGCGGATGTGGCGGCGCTGGAGCGGGGGTAG
- the rplA gene encoding 50S ribosomal protein L1 codes for MAKLGKRVRAAQEVFGTATNVSVEDAVALIKKAASAKFDETVEIAMNLGVDPRHADQMVRGVVQLPNGTGKTVRVAVFARGAKADEAKAAGADIVGAEDLMETIMGGKIEFDRCIATPDLMPLVGRLGKILGPRNLMPNPKVGTVTMDVKTAVEAAKGGEVQFKVEKAGVVHAGVGKVSFDAEKLAQNVRAFVDAVSRAKPAGAKGAYLKKVSLSSTMGPGVSVDLASATAN; via the coding sequence ATGGCAAAACTCGGTAAGCGCGTTCGCGCAGCACAAGAAGTTTTCGGCACCGCGACCAATGTTTCGGTCGAGGATGCTGTCGCCCTGATCAAGAAGGCGGCTTCGGCCAAGTTCGACGAGACGGTTGAAATCGCGATGAACCTGGGGGTTGACCCCCGCCATGCGGACCAGATGGTGCGCGGCGTGGTGCAACTGCCGAACGGCACGGGCAAGACCGTGCGCGTGGCGGTGTTCGCCCGTGGTGCCAAGGCCGATGAGGCCAAGGCCGCCGGTGCGGATATCGTGGGCGCGGAAGACCTGATGGAAACCATCATGGGCGGCAAGATCGAGTTCGACCGTTGCATCGCGACGCCGGACCTGATGCCGCTGGTGGGCCGTCTGGGCAAGATCCTGGGCCCGCGCAACCTGATGCCGAACCCGAAGGTCGGCACTGTGACGATGGACGTGAAAACGGCTGTCGAAGCGGCGAAGGGCGGCGAAGTGCAGTTCAAGGTCGAAAAGGCCGGTGTGGTGCATGCAGGCGTTGGCAAGGTGTCGTTCGACGCCGAAAAGCTGGCGCAGAATGTGCGCGCCTTCGTTGACGCGGTGAGCCGTGCGAAGCCCGCCGGTGCGAAGGGTGCCTACCTGAAGAAGGTGTCGCTTTCTTCGACGATGGGCCCGGGCGTTTCGGTTGATCTGGCCTCGGCCACTGCCAACTGA
- the rplK gene encoding 50S ribosomal protein L11, whose amino-acid sequence MAKKVIGSLKLQVKAQQANPSPPVGPALGQRGLNIMAFVKEFNAKTAEIPPGTPTPVVITYYQDKSFSLELKTAPASYLLKTAAGLPPVGKRNRAKGSAKPGREVAGTVTVAQVRQIAETKMKDLNANSVEAAMQIILGSAKSCGIEVKG is encoded by the coding sequence ATGGCCAAGAAAGTAATCGGCAGCCTCAAGCTGCAAGTGAAGGCTCAGCAAGCCAACCCGTCGCCGCCAGTTGGCCCGGCTCTGGGTCAGCGCGGGCTGAACATCATGGCCTTCGTGAAGGAATTCAACGCGAAGACCGCCGAAATTCCGCCGGGCACCCCGACGCCTGTCGTGATCACCTATTACCAGGACAAGTCGTTCAGCCTTGAGCTGAAGACGGCGCCGGCCTCGTACCTGCTGAAGACCGCTGCCGGTCTGCCGCCGGTGGGCAAGCGCAACCGCGCGAAGGGTTCGGCGAAGCCGGGCCGTGAAGTGGCTGGTACGGTGACCGTGGCGCAGGTGCGCCAGATTGCCGAAACGAAGATGAAGGACCTGAACGCCAATTCCGTGGAAGCTGCGATGCAGATCATCCTCGGCTCGGCGAAGTCCTGCGGCATCGAAGTGAAGGGCTGA
- a CDS encoding DUF898 family protein, giving the protein MDHPAVTDVQVQYRGDAAKLFPLALGTGVLGLVTLGIYRFWGKARIRRHVWAKMRVGDDALEFTGTGLEMFLGFLMAVVVLAVYLAIVQLILFSVGIRFVFDPQSEVEEIAQGISIALSFLAVLPLMIFAAYRSRRYKLARTRLRGIRFTMENAAGGYVIRALGYLVLTVVSLGLLWPLMTFRLEAYMTDRTWYGSARFRQGGVWTGLYRAYFHVIVGMGMIVAAFIFGALNESWMAGLLGVLGVIWGLVGLILYRVRAFGYLMSHKVMEGGLGFRAAPRAGAVVWTYIKGVLIVGLLGGFASAVIFAPLGAMMVGIEEASEFVQLEFAVLGVVLYLLVLTVFGALSLVFISQPILAHFAQSVTVTGVAALDLVRQRMGDGGADAEGLADALDMGGAF; this is encoded by the coding sequence ATGGATCACCCCGCTGTAACGGATGTGCAGGTGCAATATCGGGGGGATGCGGCGAAGCTGTTTCCGCTGGCGCTGGGCACGGGTGTGCTGGGACTGGTGACGCTGGGGATTTACCGGTTCTGGGGCAAGGCGCGCATTCGGCGGCATGTCTGGGCCAAGATGCGCGTGGGCGATGACGCGCTGGAGTTCACCGGAACGGGCCTTGAGATGTTTCTGGGGTTCCTGATGGCGGTGGTGGTGCTGGCCGTCTATCTGGCGATTGTGCAGTTGATCCTGTTCTCGGTCGGTATCCGGTTCGTGTTCGACCCGCAGTCCGAGGTCGAGGAGATTGCGCAGGGCATTTCGATTGCGCTGTCTTTCCTTGCCGTGCTGCCCCTGATGATTTTTGCGGCCTATCGGTCGCGTCGATACAAGCTGGCGCGGACGCGGCTGCGGGGCATTCGTTTCACGATGGAGAATGCGGCAGGCGGCTATGTGATCCGCGCGCTGGGCTATCTGGTGTTGACGGTGGTGTCGCTGGGGCTGTTGTGGCCGCTGATGACGTTCCGGCTGGAAGCCTACATGACCGACCGGACATGGTATGGCTCCGCGCGGTTCCGGCAGGGGGGCGTGTGGACGGGGCTGTACCGGGCTTATTTTCACGTGATCGTCGGCATGGGGATGATCGTAGCGGCGTTCATCTTTGGGGCGCTGAACGAAAGTTGGATGGCCGGGCTTTTGGGCGTGCTAGGCGTGATCTGGGGTCTGGTGGGTCTGATCCTGTATCGCGTGCGGGCCTTTGGATACCTGATGTCGCATAAGGTGATGGAGGGGGGCCTTGGCTTTCGCGCCGCGCCGCGGGCGGGGGCAGTGGTGTGGACCTATATCAAGGGTGTGTTGATCGTGGGTCTGCTGGGCGGGTTCGCGTCGGCGGTGATCTTTGCGCCGCTGGGGGCGATGATGGTGGGGATCGAAGAGGCGAGCGAGTTCGTGCAGCTGGAATTCGCCGTGCTGGGGGTGGTGCTGTATCTGCTGGTGCTGACGGTGTTCGGCGCGCTGTCGCTGGTGTTCATCAGCCAGCCGATTCTGGCGCATTTTGCCCAAAGCGTGACGGTGACGGGGGTGGCGGCGCTGGATCTGGTGCGGCAGAGGATGGGCGATGGCGGGGCGGATGCCGAGGGTCTGGCTGATGCGCTGGATATGGGCGGGGCGTTCTGA
- a CDS encoding cytochrome P450 encodes MSPRVQIADPEAGPPPAPLPAPLPVRVPLAPEPLGILGSLRAGRRNLLELIPEQATRAPIVSNTRGKRWHMIMDPEALRRVLRDRVEDYPKSDVTKLILGPGIGKSLFIAEGQDWLWQRRTAAPVFSHRNVAALAPVMTAAAERACDRFATATGRAADAFDEMVTATFEVISDVTFSGGDGFDRDAVHRAIDAYISQTAKVSLLDILGAPPWVPRPSRMIAGSGLRDMKAVADAAITRRRASGSPGIPDLLDLLMAGEDPKSGRKMMTAELRDNLLTFIVAGHETTALTLSWALYLCAFDPAVQTRARTEAQALLGPRAATAADVPNLPYIRQVIDETLRLYPPAAFLSRTAQKPDTLCGRAVKRGDTVILPIYALHRHHAHWTDPDRFDPERFAPGHQTDRFTFLPFGDGPRICIGANFAIQEAVIILATLLARFRFTPVPGKTPKPVMILTLRPEGGIWLRIDRA; translated from the coding sequence ATGTCCCCCCGCGTCCAGATCGCCGATCCCGAAGCTGGCCCCCCGCCCGCCCCGCTGCCCGCACCGCTGCCTGTGCGCGTGCCCCTCGCCCCAGAACCGCTCGGCATCCTCGGCAGCCTGCGCGCCGGACGGCGCAACCTTCTGGAACTGATCCCCGAACAGGCCACCCGCGCGCCGATCGTGTCGAACACCCGCGGCAAGCGGTGGCACATGATCATGGATCCCGAAGCCCTGCGCCGCGTGTTACGCGACCGGGTCGAGGATTACCCCAAATCCGATGTCACAAAGCTCATCCTCGGTCCCGGCATCGGCAAATCCCTGTTCATCGCCGAAGGGCAGGATTGGCTCTGGCAACGCCGCACCGCCGCGCCGGTCTTTTCCCATCGCAACGTCGCCGCCCTCGCCCCGGTGATGACCGCCGCCGCCGAACGCGCCTGCGACCGTTTCGCCACAGCCACGGGCCGCGCCGCGGATGCCTTTGATGAAATGGTCACCGCCACCTTCGAGGTGATCTCCGACGTCACCTTCTCGGGCGGCGACGGGTTTGACCGCGACGCCGTTCACCGCGCCATCGACGCCTATATCTCGCAAACTGCCAAAGTCTCGCTGCTCGATATCCTCGGCGCCCCGCCCTGGGTGCCGCGCCCGTCGCGCATGATCGCGGGTTCCGGCCTGCGCGACATGAAAGCCGTGGCCGATGCCGCCATCACCCGCCGCCGCGCCAGCGGCAGCCCCGGTATCCCGGATCTGCTTGATCTGCTGATGGCGGGCGAAGACCCGAAATCCGGCCGCAAAATGATGACCGCGGAATTGCGCGACAACCTCCTCACCTTCATCGTCGCGGGCCATGAAACCACCGCCCTCACCCTGTCATGGGCGCTCTATCTTTGTGCCTTCGATCCGGCCGTTCAGACCCGTGCCCGCACCGAGGCGCAGGCCCTGCTCGGCCCCCGCGCGGCCACGGCAGCGGATGTGCCGAACCTGCCCTATATCCGGCAGGTGATCGACGAAACCCTGCGCCTCTATCCGCCTGCCGCCTTTCTGTCGCGCACCGCCCAGAAACCCGACACGCTCTGCGGGCGCGCGGTCAAACGCGGCGATACGGTCATCCTGCCGATCTACGCCTTGCACCGCCATCACGCCCATTGGACCGACCCCGACCGTTTCGATCCCGAACGCTTCGCCCCCGGCCATCAGACCGACCGCTTCACTTTCCTGCCCTTCGGCGATGGCCCCCGCATCTGCATCGGGGCCAACTTCGCCATTCAAGAGGCGGTCATCATCCTCGCCACCCTGCTTGCCCGGTTCCGCTTCACCCCCGTCCCCGGCAAGACACCAAAACCCGTGATGATCCTTACCCTGCGTCCCGAAGGCGGCATCTGGCTGCGCATTGATCGGGCATGA
- the secE gene encoding preprotein translocase subunit SecE, producing the protein MAKTNPITFLQQVRTEVGKVVWPTRREVVLTTIMVFIMAALTATFFSLVDLGIRTGLRAILG; encoded by the coding sequence ATGGCCAAGACGAACCCCATCACCTTTCTTCAGCAGGTGCGAACCGAAGTCGGCAAGGTCGTCTGGCCGACCCGGCGCGAGGTGGTTCTGACCACGATCATGGTGTTCATCATGGCGGCTCTGACGGCGACATTCTTCAGCCTTGTCGATTTGGGCATCCGCACGGGGCTGCGCGCGATCCTTGGGTGA
- a CDS encoding class I SAM-dependent methyltransferase: MDLAEDGRAIEMLVPDRGRIAVYSCYFGQYEPFHRNALGPEGDWDRIIFTDHAELDAPGCRVVRLPERFEGLSPKQLSRLPKLWPERFLGAYDWVIYIDNRARLVMPPDEVVARLDAAHGGVAPAGRFLVRHRARGCSWREAEVCERQEKLDAEEMARLHAWFREAGLPRNAGLFVNTALVQKMGSPDTARLNEAWFRAFVSIAGRDQVLLPNVMRVTGLAQHEMGMALAEFAQWPVFGFKIRNMFRRGMALPAGWDSPKAADAMDEDGSDGATAGRTERRKPAARAASKGEMQVQDFKRKRKLGERLVAEDAARLEQGSVVLGEDDMKLYRYGGEDGFDLELYRKVQTEANKLKIKNQFVPEEHIAILSRYMLDQGAKPVTGICHGTRRGNEQVWFRQYLGPQAEVFGTEISDTATEFPHTIQWDFHEVDPAWLGKMDLVYSNSWDHAHDPERAFAGWISCLKPGGYLMLDHGWNYLPDRVSPMDPFGISEAGLVKMLNRLGDATGEVIEVIDGGKHKRHQIRTVIFRAKA; encoded by the coding sequence GTGGATTTGGCCGAAGACGGTCGGGCGATCGAGATGCTTGTTCCGGACCGGGGCCGGATCGCCGTTTATTCCTGCTATTTCGGCCAGTATGAACCGTTCCATCGCAATGCCCTGGGGCCGGAAGGCGACTGGGATCGCATCATCTTTACCGATCATGCCGAACTGGATGCGCCGGGTTGCCGGGTGGTGCGGCTGCCCGAGCGGTTTGAGGGGCTGAGCCCGAAACAGCTGTCGCGGTTGCCGAAGCTGTGGCCGGAGCGGTTTTTGGGGGCCTATGACTGGGTGATCTATATCGACAACCGGGCGCGGCTGGTGATGCCGCCGGATGAGGTGGTCGCCCGGCTGGATGCCGCACATGGCGGGGTGGCCCCGGCGGGCCGGTTTCTGGTGCGCCACCGGGCGCGGGGCTGTTCATGGCGCGAGGCAGAGGTGTGCGAGCGGCAGGAAAAGCTGGATGCCGAAGAGATGGCCCGTCTGCATGCGTGGTTCCGGGAGGCGGGGCTGCCCCGGAATGCGGGGCTGTTCGTCAATACGGCGCTGGTGCAGAAGATGGGATCACCCGATACCGCGCGGCTGAATGAGGCGTGGTTCCGCGCCTTTGTCAGCATTGCGGGGCGGGATCAGGTTCTGTTGCCCAATGTGATGCGGGTGACAGGTCTGGCGCAGCATGAGATGGGCATGGCGCTGGCGGAGTTTGCACAATGGCCGGTCTTCGGGTTCAAGATCCGCAACATGTTTCGCCGGGGCATGGCGCTGCCCGCGGGATGGGACAGCCCGAAGGCGGCTGATGCAATGGACGAGGATGGGTCGGACGGGGCGACGGCCGGCCGGACGGAACGAAGGAAGCCTGCCGCGAGGGCGGCGTCGAAAGGAGAGATGCAGGTGCAGGATTTCAAGCGGAAGCGCAAACTGGGCGAGCGGCTAGTGGCAGAGGATGCGGCCCGTCTGGAGCAGGGGAGCGTCGTCCTTGGTGAGGATGACATGAAGCTGTACCGCTATGGTGGGGAGGATGGGTTTGATCTGGAGCTGTATCGCAAGGTGCAGACCGAGGCGAACAAGCTGAAGATCAAGAACCAGTTCGTGCCGGAAGAGCATATCGCGATCCTGTCGCGCTATATGCTGGATCAGGGTGCGAAGCCCGTCACCGGCATCTGCCACGGCACGCGCCGGGGCAATGAGCAGGTGTGGTTTCGCCAGTATCTGGGCCCGCAGGCCGAGGTGTTCGGGACCGAAATCTCGGACACGGCGACGGAGTTCCCGCACACGATCCAGTGGGATTTCCACGAGGTCGATCCGGCGTGGCTGGGCAAGATGGACCTGGTCTATTCCAATTCCTGGGATCATGCCCATGATCCGGAGCGGGCCTTTGCGGGGTGGATCAGCTGCCTGAAACCCGGCGGGTATCTGATGCTGGATCACGGCTGGAACTATCTGCCGGATCGGGTGTCGCCGATGGATCCGTTCGGGATTTCGGAAGCGGGGCTGGTGAAGATGCTGAACCGGTTGGGGGATGCGACCGGCGAGGTGATCGAGGTAATCGACGGTGGCAAGCACAAGCGCCACCAGATCCGCACGGTGATTTTCCGCGCCAAGGCGTGA
- a CDS encoding M48 family metallopeptidase has protein sequence MGPGPENAVWFDGQSARRQAVMVEVAPDGRALRFGGQVWPMDRLRQIEGEGLVLALLVEGGDELPHDPARLVLADGALAEWVRARAPHLARRDLKQGTGIKIAVRVGLAVVALAAILFLFLPRISDRLADQLPLEQEVAFGQAVIGQIEGFLGGDEPLACSAPEGLAALEKMERRLTEGQGLRYDIELRVFDHEMLNAFAAPGGQVVIIRGLLDEAETAEEVAGVLAHEIGHVEARDPTRLAFRQAGSAGILALVLGDVTGGTVIGLLGDHMLSASYTREAEAAADAFAFALLQRTGIGTEGLAAFFERIEGMGADVPEILSTHPASGNRAEAARGAGGAAEQPVLSDAEWQALKAICG, from the coding sequence ATGGGACCGGGGCCGGAGAACGCGGTCTGGTTTGACGGCCAAAGCGCGCGACGGCAGGCGGTGATGGTCGAGGTGGCGCCGGACGGGCGGGCCTTGCGGTTTGGCGGGCAGGTCTGGCCGATGGACAGGCTGCGGCAGATCGAGGGCGAGGGGCTGGTTCTGGCGCTGCTGGTGGAGGGTGGCGATGAGTTGCCGCATGATCCGGCGCGGCTGGTGTTGGCGGATGGCGCGCTGGCGGAATGGGTGCGGGCGCGCGCGCCGCATCTGGCGCGGCGGGATCTGAAGCAGGGCACGGGCATAAAGATCGCGGTGCGCGTCGGTCTGGCGGTGGTGGCGCTGGCGGCGATCCTGTTCCTGTTTTTGCCGCGCATATCCGACCGGCTGGCCGATCAGTTGCCGCTCGAGCAGGAGGTTGCCTTTGGGCAGGCGGTGATCGGGCAGATCGAGGGGTTTCTGGGCGGGGATGAGCCGTTGGCCTGTTCCGCGCCGGAGGGGCTGGCCGCGCTGGAGAAGATGGAGCGGCGGCTGACCGAGGGGCAGGGGCTGCGCTACGACATCGAATTGCGCGTGTTCGACCATGAGATGCTGAACGCCTTTGCGGCACCGGGGGGGCAGGTTGTCATCATCCGGGGGCTGCTGGACGAGGCGGAAACGGCCGAGGAAGTGGCGGGCGTGCTGGCGCATGAGATCGGCCATGTGGAAGCGCGCGATCCCACGCGGCTGGCGTTCCGGCAGGCCGGATCGGCGGGTATCTTGGCGCTGGTGCTGGGGGATGTGACGGGGGGCACGGTGATCGGCCTGCTGGGCGATCACATGCTGAGCGCTTCCTACACCCGCGAGGCCGAGGCGGCGGCGGATGCCTTTGCCTTTGCGCTGTTGCAGCGGACGGGGATCGGGACCGAGGGGTTGGCAGCGTTCTTTGAACGGATTGAGGGGATGGGCGCGGATGTGCCGGAGATATTGTCGACCCATCCGGCAAGCGGCAACCGGGCCGAGGCGGCGCGGGGCGCGGGCGGGGCGGCAGAGCAGCCAGTGCTGAGCGATGCGGAATGGCAGGCGTTGAAGGCCATCTGCGGCTGA
- the tuf gene encoding elongation factor Tu, whose translation MAKAKFERNKPHVNIGTIGHVDHGKTTLTAAITKYFGEFRAYDQIDGAPEERARGITISTAHVEYETEARHYAHVDCPGHADYVKNMITGAAQMDGAILVCAASDGPMPQTREHILLGRQVGIPYMVCYMNKVDLVDDEELIELVEMEIRELFSSYEYPGDDIPIVKGSAHQAMIGERKDIGEDSIRALMKAVDEYIPTPARAIDQPFLMPIEDVFSISGRGTVVTGRVERGVINVGDEVEIVGIRDTKKSVCTGVEMFRKLLDRGEAGDNVGVLLRGIDREGVERGQVLCKPKSVNPHTKFEAEAYILTKEEGGRHTPFFANYRPQFYFRTTDVTGTVELPEGTEMVMPGDNLKFNVTLIAPIAMEEKLRFAIREGGRTVGAGVVSKIIL comes from the coding sequence ATGGCAAAGGCAAAGTTTGAACGGAACAAACCGCACGTCAACATTGGCACGATTGGCCACGTTGACCACGGCAAGACGACGCTGACGGCTGCGATCACGAAGTATTTCGGCGAATTCCGCGCCTATGACCAGATCGACGGCGCGCCGGAAGAGCGGGCTCGTGGGATCACGATCTCGACCGCCCACGTGGAATACGAGACGGAAGCCCGTCACTATGCGCACGTCGACTGCCCCGGCCACGCCGACTATGTGAAGAACATGATCACCGGTGCGGCCCAGATGGACGGCGCGATCCTGGTTTGCGCCGCATCCGACGGCCCGATGCCGCAGACGCGCGAGCACATCCTGCTCGGCCGCCAGGTGGGTATCCCCTACATGGTCTGCTACATGAACAAGGTTGACCTTGTTGATGACGAAGAGCTGATCGAACTGGTCGAGATGGAAATCCGCGAGCTGTTCTCGAGCTACGAATATCCGGGCGACGACATTCCGATCGTCAAGGGTTCGGCCCACCAGGCCATGATCGGCGAGCGCAAGGACATCGGCGAGGATTCGATCCGCGCTCTGATGAAGGCCGTGGATGAGTACATCCCGACCCCGGCCCGCGCCATCGACCAGCCCTTCCTGATGCCGATCGAAGACGTGTTCTCGATCTCGGGCCGCGGTACGGTTGTGACCGGCCGTGTGGAGCGTGGCGTGATCAACGTCGGCGACGAAGTTGAAATCGTCGGCATCCGCGACACCAAGAAGTCGGTCTGCACGGGCGTGGAAATGTTCCGCAAGCTGCTGGACCGTGGGGAAGCTGGCGACAACGTCGGCGTTCTGCTGCGCGGCATCGACCGTGAAGGCGTGGAGCGTGGGCAGGTTCTGTGCAAGCCGAAGTCGGTGAACCCGCACACGAAGTTCGAGGCGGAAGCCTATATCCTGACCAAGGAAGAGGGTGGCCGTCACACGCCGTTCTTCGCGAACTACCGTCCGCAGTTCTACTTCCGCACGACGGACGTGACCGGGACGGTTGAGCTGCCGGAAGGCACCGAAATGGTGATGCCGGGCGACAACCTGAAGTTCAACGTGACGCTGATCGCCCCGATCGCGATGGAAGAGAAGCTGCGCTTCGCCATCCGTGAAGGCGGCCGCACCGTCGGCGCAGGCGTCGTGTCGAAAATCATTCTGTAA